The window GCCCGCTTCCGCCGTTCGTCCCTTCCTTTCGGAGTCACTTGCGCAAAGCAAGTCATCGAATTAGATTACAACCATAATATTTAGCCAAGGCGCTTTCCCCTCCGCTTTGCAGAGGCCGTTTCAGAGCGCCCCAATTAGATGACGATATTAATCTAAAGAGGTTGACCGCCATGCGCAGAAGCCGCTTCGACCACATGCCCTGCCCCGTCGCCCAGGCGCTGGACCTGGTCGGCGACAGCTGGAACGTGTTGATCCTGCGCGAAGCCTTCTATGGCTCCAGCCGCTTCGAGCAGTTCAGCGCCCACCTGGGCATCGCCAGCAACGTGCTGACCCGCCGGCTGCGCGCCCTGGTCGACAGCGGCCTGCTCGAGCGCAGCCGCTACAACGACCACCCGCCGCGTTACGAGTACCTGCTTACCGACGCCGGCCGCGAGCTGCGCCCGGTGCTGCTGACCCTGCTGCAGTGGGGCCAGCGCCACGCCGCCGGGAGCGGCGCGGTGCAACTGATCGATACGCGCAATGGCCAGCCGGTACAGATCGCCCTGGTCGATGCCGAGAGCGGCGAGCCCATCGGGCCGCAGCACCAGATCCGCCGTCGCGACGGCGCCCTGCTTTCCCCCACCCACGCCTGAACGAACGGTAGCCGCCATGAACCAGCCCGTCTCCATTGTCTCCGCCCCGGCCGCCGACACGGTCAAACCCAGATCGCGCAAGGCGCTCAAGCTGGCCGTCGTTGGCGCGGCGCTGCTCGGCGTCGCCGCCTATGCCGGTCACTGGTGGCTCGACGCCCGCTTCCTGGAGGAAACCGACGATGCCTATGTCGGTGGTGACGTCACCGTCATCAGCCCACGCGTGGCCGGCTACATCACCGAGTTGAAAGTCAGCGACAACCAGTTCGTCCACGCCGGCGACCTGCTGGCGCGCATCGACGACCGCGATTACCGCGCGGCACTGGCCAAGGCCGAAGGCGCGGTGCATGCCGAGCAGGCGCTGCTGGTCAACGTCGATGCCCAGGCGGCGCTGCAGGACGCGCTGATCCGCCAGAGCCAGGCGGAAATCGATGCGGCCAGCGCCGAGGAAACCCGCACCCGCGACGACCAGCGCCGCTACGCCACCCTGGTGCGCACCAACGCCGTTTCGGTGGAGGCCGCGCAACGCGCCGACGCCAGTTGGAAAACCGCCCGTGCCAACAGCGACAAGGCCCGTGCCACCCTGCTCGCCGCGCGCCGCCAGCTGGACGTGATCCAGAGCCAGCGGCAGCAGGCCCAGGCCGCTCTGGAGCAGGCGGTCGCCGAACGCGACCGGGCCCGGCTGGACGTGGGCTACACCGAGCTGCGCGCGCCGGTGGACGGTTACATCGGCAACCGCCGGGGCCGGGTGGGCGGTTATGTTTCCGCCGGCACCCAGTTGCTCGCGGTGGTGCCCGCACAAGGACTGTGGGTGGACGCCAACTTCAAGGAGGACCAGTTGGCGCACATGAAAGCCGGCCAGGCGGTGACCATCGAGGCCGACATCCTGCCGGGCAAGGTCTTCCACGGCCACCTGGACAGCCTGGCGCCGGCCACCGGCGCGCAGTTCAGCATCCTTCCGCCGGAGAACGCCACCGGCAACTTCACCAAGATCGTCCAGCGCGTGCCGGTGCGCGTGCACCTCGACGCGGCGGACGGCAAGCTCGGCGACCTGCGCCCCGGCCTCTCGGTGGTGGTCGAGGTGGACACCCGCGAACACCGCCATGAAGTCGACCCGCGCGTGGCCCAGGAGCAGCGGCCGTGAGCTTCTGGTCGGATGACGTGGTGGCCGTCGAGAGCCTGTCCACCCGGCAGAAGGTGATCGCCTTCGCCTGCATGTGCGTGGGCATGTTCATCGCCCTGATCGACATCCAGATCGTCTCCGCCTCGCTGCGCGACATTGGCGGCGGGCTTTCGGCGGGCGCGGACGACATCGCCTGGGTGCAGACCAGCTACCTGATCGCCGAGATCATCGTCATCCCACTGTCCGGCTGGCTGTCCAAGGTGATGTCCACCCGCTGGCTGTTCGCCGCCTCGGCCCTGGGCTTCACCCTCACCAGCCTGCTCTGCGCCATGGCCTGGAACATCCAGAGCATGATCGCCTTCCGCGCGCTGCAAGGGTTTCTCGGCGGTTCGATGATCCCCATGGTGTTCACCACCGGCTTCCTCTACTTCGACGGCAAGCAGCGCGTGGTGGTGGCCGCCACCATCGGTGGAATTGCCTCCCTCGCACCAACCATGGGCCCGGTGGTCGGCGGCTGGATCACCGACATCTCGTCCTGGCCCTGGCTGTTCTACATCAACCTGGTGCCCGGCCTGTTCGTCGCCGTCGTGGTGCCGATCATGGTGCGCATCGACAAGCCCGACTGGTCGCTGGTGAAAGGCGCCGACTACCCGGCCATGCTGCTGATGGCGGTATTCCTCGGCTGCCTGGAATACACCATGGAGGAAGGCCCGCGGTGGAACTGGTTCAGCGATGACACCATCCTCGCCACCGCCTGGATCTCCGGCCTTACCGGCGTGGCCTTCATCGCCCGCAGCCTGACCTCGAAGAACCCCATCGTCGACCTGCGCGCCCTCAAGGAGCGCAACTTCGCCCTGGGCTGCCTGTTCTCCTTCGTCACCGGCATCGGCATCTTCGCCACCATCTACCTGACCCCGCTGTTCCTCGGCCGGGTGCGCGGCTACAGCGCCCTGGACATTGGCCTGGCGGTGTTCTCCACGGGCATTTTCCAGGTCATGAGCATCCCGATCTATGCGGCCCTGGCCAAGCGCTTCGACCTGCGCTGGATACTGGCGCTGGGCCTGGGCATGTTCGCCCTGTCGATGTGGGAGTTCTCCCCGATCACCCATGACTGGGGCGCCGCCCAGTTGATGCTGCCGCAAGCGCTGCGCGGCATGGCGCAGCAGTTCAGCGTGGCCCCCACCGTGACCCTGGCGCTCGGCTCGTTGCCGCCGGCACGGCTGAAACTGGCCTCGGGGTTGTTCAACCTGATGCGCAACCTGGGCGGGGCCATCGGCATCGCCGCCTGCGCCACCGTGCTCAACGACCGCACCAACCTGCACTTCCTGCGCCTGGCCGAACACCTGAACGCGCGCAACGAAGCCCTCGGCGACTGGCTGGCGCCGCACTGGGACGCCGCCGGGGAAGTCAGCCAGCAGGCCCTGCGGCAGCTGTGGAACCTGACCTTCCGCGAAGCGCAGACCATGACCTTCTCCGATGCCTTCCTGATCATCGGCGTGTGCTTTGCCGTCACGCTGCTGCTGATCCCGCTGATGCACAAGATCGCCCCGCCGTCGCAGCCGTCGGCCGACGCCCATTGAGCGGGCCGGAAATGAAAACAGGGTGACCCTGGTCGCCCAGGAATCACCCTGCCTGTATTGCCACGTATCAGGTCGGCAGCAGACCCGCCTTGGCCGCCATGGTCAGCGCCAGGTCCTCGATCATGTCTTCCTGGCCGCCCACGGTGCCACGGCGACCCAGCTCCACCAGCAGCTCGCGGGCGGAGATGCCGTAGCGGGCCTCGGCGCGCTTGGCGAACAGCAGGAAGGAGCTGTACACGCCGGCATAACCCAGGGTCAGTGCATCGCGGTCGAGGCGGATCGGGTGGTCCATCATCGGCACCACCAGGTCTTCGGCGACGTCCATGATGCGGTACAGGTCCACGCCGCTGTCCACGCCCATGCGCTTGAGCACGGCGACGAAGACTTCCAGCGGGGTGTTGCCGGCGCCGGCGCCCAGGCCCGCGACCGAGCCGTCGATGCGTGCGGCACCCGCCTCGATGGCGGCCAGGGAGTTGGCGATGGCCATGCCCATGTTGTGGTGGCCGTGGAAGCCGACTTCGGTGTTCGCTTTCAGCTCGGCGCGCAGCAGG of the Pseudomonas sp. PSE14 genome contains:
- a CDS encoding helix-turn-helix domain-containing protein, translated to MRRSRFDHMPCPVAQALDLVGDSWNVLILREAFYGSSRFEQFSAHLGIASNVLTRRLRALVDSGLLERSRYNDHPPRYEYLLTDAGRELRPVLLTLLQWGQRHAAGSGAVQLIDTRNGQPVQIALVDAESGEPIGPQHQIRRRDGALLSPTHA
- a CDS encoding HlyD family secretion protein; its protein translation is MNQPVSIVSAPAADTVKPRSRKALKLAVVGAALLGVAAYAGHWWLDARFLEETDDAYVGGDVTVISPRVAGYITELKVSDNQFVHAGDLLARIDDRDYRAALAKAEGAVHAEQALLVNVDAQAALQDALIRQSQAEIDAASAEETRTRDDQRRYATLVRTNAVSVEAAQRADASWKTARANSDKARATLLAARRQLDVIQSQRQQAQAALEQAVAERDRARLDVGYTELRAPVDGYIGNRRGRVGGYVSAGTQLLAVVPAQGLWVDANFKEDQLAHMKAGQAVTIEADILPGKVFHGHLDSLAPATGAQFSILPPENATGNFTKIVQRVPVRVHLDAADGKLGDLRPGLSVVVEVDTREHRHEVDPRVAQEQRP
- a CDS encoding DHA2 family efflux MFS transporter permease subunit — encoded protein: MCVGMFIALIDIQIVSASLRDIGGGLSAGADDIAWVQTSYLIAEIIVIPLSGWLSKVMSTRWLFAASALGFTLTSLLCAMAWNIQSMIAFRALQGFLGGSMIPMVFTTGFLYFDGKQRVVVAATIGGIASLAPTMGPVVGGWITDISSWPWLFYINLVPGLFVAVVVPIMVRIDKPDWSLVKGADYPAMLLMAVFLGCLEYTMEEGPRWNWFSDDTILATAWISGLTGVAFIARSLTSKNPIVDLRALKERNFALGCLFSFVTGIGIFATIYLTPLFLGRVRGYSALDIGLAVFSTGIFQVMSIPIYAALAKRFDLRWILALGLGMFALSMWEFSPITHDWGAAQLMLPQALRGMAQQFSVAPTVTLALGSLPPARLKLASGLFNLMRNLGGAIGIAACATVLNDRTNLHFLRLAEHLNARNEALGDWLAPHWDAAGEVSQQALRQLWNLTFREAQTMTFSDAFLIIGVCFAVTLLLIPLMHKIAPPSQPSADAH